A single region of the Duganella sp. BuS-21 genome encodes:
- the urtD gene encoding urea ABC transporter ATP-binding protein UrtD — MSAMNDGRIALQGVDTTHGAILYLEEISVVFDGFRALNKLSLDISVGELRCIIGPNGAGKTTMMDVITGKTRPTSGTAFFGQTMDLSRMSEHEIAHAGIGRKFQRPTVFEQHTVFENLELAMKMDKRVRPTLFARLSSEQRGKIEEILKQIRLDGSEQRLAGLLSHGQKQWLEIGMLLMQEPQLILLDEPVAGMSDAETARTAELLNELRGKHSIMVVEHDMAFVTEIAQQGVVTVLHEGSVLAQGRMDEVQADERVIEVYLGR; from the coding sequence ATGAGCGCAATGAACGATGGGCGCATCGCCCTGCAGGGTGTGGACACCACCCACGGTGCGATTTTGTACCTGGAAGAGATCAGCGTGGTGTTCGACGGCTTCCGCGCGTTGAACAAACTGAGTCTGGACATTTCGGTCGGTGAGCTGCGCTGCATCATCGGGCCGAATGGCGCCGGCAAGACCACCATGATGGACGTCATCACCGGCAAGACGCGGCCGACTTCCGGCACGGCGTTCTTCGGCCAGACCATGGACCTGAGCCGCATGAGTGAACACGAGATCGCGCACGCCGGCATCGGCCGCAAATTCCAGCGGCCCACGGTGTTCGAGCAGCACACGGTGTTCGAAAACCTGGAGCTGGCCATGAAGATGGACAAGCGTGTGCGGCCAACGCTGTTCGCGCGCCTGTCGTCCGAGCAGCGCGGCAAGATCGAAGAGATCCTTAAGCAGATACGTTTAGACGGCAGCGAACAGCGCCTGGCCGGGCTGCTGTCGCATGGCCAGAAACAGTGGCTGGAGATCGGCATGTTGCTGATGCAGGAGCCGCAGCTGATCCTGCTGGACGAACCGGTGGCCGGCATGTCGGACGCGGAAACCGCGCGCACGGCGGAGCTGCTCAATGAATTGCGCGGCAAGCACTCGATCATGGTGGTGGAGCACGACATGGCCTTCGTCACCGAGATCGCGCAGCAGGGCGTGGTGACGGTGCTGCACGAAGGCTCGGTGCTGGCGCAGGGACGCATGGACGAAGTGCAGGCCGATGAACGCGTGATCGAAGTCTATCTGGGACGGTAA